GATCGAAGCGGCCCGCAATGCGTGGGCCGCGCAGACCTTCGGCAAGGTGCCGGGCGAAGAAAACGAGTGGACGCACCAGCCGGAACGCAAGGCGCACTAAGGCCGTCCATCGACGCACAGCGGCCGGCATCCACGCCGGCCGCTGTGCGTTTACCTGCCGTGCGTTTAGCGCGTCAAGCCCATCAGCTTCGCAAGCACCGGCCAGCGGTCGAGCGATTCGACGAACGCGCGCCGCGCCTGCTCGTCGACATAGCGTGCCGGGTCCAGCGCGGGCAGGTGCCGCGCGAGGCCGAGCACATCGTTCGGTTGCGACAGGCGATCGTCGTCGCCTTCGCCAACATTTACTGTTCGTCGATCCATACGCCGTCCGGAGTCTTGACCGCATAGCCTGCGGTCGTCCGCATCGTCACCGTGCCCTCATTCTCGCCGACCATCCGCGTGCGCGGCAGGTCGGCCGCGTATTGCGCGAGCGTCACGCCGGGCTTGAACGGGCTGTTCGACACGAGGTTCGACAGCAGCTGCGCGAGCGCAAGGAAGCTGGTCGGCTGGTCGATCACCGTCGCCGTGCCGTGATTGCCGGCGAACCCGACGAGCCGCACGCCGACCGGCCCGTGAATCACGCCCGGCGTCGGAATCTCGCGCAGCCCCGCGATCTGGTTCTTGTCGCCGCGCAGCGCGGCGCCGTGCTCGGGCACGAACACGATCACCGCGCGCCGGCCCGACTGCGCGATCAGGTCGGCGAGCCGGTCGAAATCGTTCATCAGCTTGGTCGCGCGCTGCGGATACGAATCGATGCTGGTGAGCGCACTCCCGACCACGCGGTTGCCGTCGTGCATGCTGATCGTGTTGTAGTACAGCGCGACGGGCCCCGGCACCGACGCGCGCTGCGTGTACCAGCTCGCGAGCGTCGCGTAATCGTCCTTGATCGCCGAGCCGTCGAACGCATGCATCGCGACCGGCACGGCTGCGTTCGAGACCGGCGGCGCGTCGGGCACGCCGATGTTGTCGTGAATGACCTGCAGGAAGTTGTCGAAATGGCCGTCGTGGTTCAGCAGCGACTGCACCGTATAGCCGGCGGACGCGAGCTGCGAGAACAGGTAGCACTGCTGCGGCGCCGGCTTGTACAGGTCCGCGTGCGCTTCCTGCCCGCAGCTCGCGCGCAGCACGCGGATCGCGGCCGGGCCGCTGTAGCTCGCGGCCGTGCTGAAGTTCGTGAACAGGTAGTCGAAGTGGCTCAGCATCGGATGATTGCGCACCTTCGCGGCATCGAGGTCGTCCCACGACAGCGAGCAGATGTGCAGCACGATCACGTCGAACTGGGCAGACGGATCGCTGCCGAGATGACCGAACGCGACCTGCCGCTGCGACTCCTGCGCGCGGAACGTCGCGAGCGCCGCATTGTGGTCCTCGGGCTGGCCGGAACGCCCGCCCGTCGCGTCGGCCTGCTGCTGCGGGAGCGGCGCGACGACGCGCGCCATCAGCCCGCTGCCGGCTTGCCACAGCGGCATCACGACCAGCACGGCCAGCACGAAGGTCGCGACGCGCACCCAGCGGTTGACGATGAAATAGACGATCAGCGCGCCCACCACCGTCAGCACCAGCACCGGCGGCAACAGGCGCGGCAGCAGCTCCATCCAGTAATCGAGGCGGAACGTGCTCACCTCGCGCGCGGCGTCGGCGAGACGCGCGAGCGGCGGCGCATGCAGCTCGCGCGCGAGCAGCGGCACCGCGATCGCGATCGCCGCAACGAGCCGCACGATGCGCCACACACGCTGCCGGATCGGCGCGCTCGCCGCGAGCGCCACTGCGAACGCGAGGTTCGCGAGCCACAGCGGCTGCAGGTGGCCGGTCGCGAACAGCGCGAACTTCAGGATGAAATACAGATTCCAGAACGTCATCTAAACCACTCCGTGATGAGCGCGCGTCAGTCGCGCGCCCGATCGAGCTTCGGCGCCAGCATCGACTGCACGCCGCGCGCCGCGCCCTTCCACATCCGCACATAACCGTCCAAGCCCACCCGCAGCACTTCCTTCAGCCCGCGCAACGGCGTGTCGACACGCGCGGACGCGTGCCAGTCGAGCCACGCGTCCGCGCGGCCGAACGTGCACTGCACGAGCTGGCGCTCCTGTTCGAGCGTCAGCGCCTCGAAGCTCACGCCGACGTGGGTCGGCGTCACGCGGCTCACGCGCACCGGGAACGGGAACGGCCGGTCGCCGCGCG
This window of the Burkholderia cepacia GG4 genome carries:
- the bcsG gene encoding cellulose biosynthesis protein BcsG is translated as MTFWNLYFILKFALFATGHLQPLWLANLAFAVALAASAPIRQRVWRIVRLVAAIAIAVPLLARELHAPPLARLADAAREVSTFRLDYWMELLPRLLPPVLVLTVVGALIVYFIVNRWVRVATFVLAVLVVMPLWQAGSGLMARVVAPLPQQQADATGGRSGQPEDHNAALATFRAQESQRQVAFGHLGSDPSAQFDVIVLHICSLSWDDLDAAKVRNHPMLSHFDYLFTNFSTAASYSGPAAIRVLRASCGQEAHADLYKPAPQQCYLFSQLASAGYTVQSLLNHDGHFDNFLQVIHDNIGVPDAPPVSNAAVPVAMHAFDGSAIKDDYATLASWYTQRASVPGPVALYYNTISMHDGNRVVGSALTSIDSYPQRATKLMNDFDRLADLIAQSGRRAVIVFVPEHGAALRGDKNQIAGLREIPTPGVIHGPVGVRLVGFAGNHGTATVIDQPTSFLALAQLLSNLVSNSPFKPGVTLAQYAADLPRTRMVGENEGTVTMRTTAGYAVKTPDGVWIDEQ